One window of the Candidatus Tanganyikabacteria bacterium genome contains the following:
- the plsY gene encoding glycerol-3-phosphate 1-O-acyltransferase PlsY, which produces MGSLVIAAFVASYLVGAIPFSYLIPKLLYGVDIRTVGSGNVGATNVARVLGKGPGFACFLLDVAKGAGPVAALQFVPGVPLWAPVLGAAAAILGHSKSVFLRFGGGKAVATGVGTILALNPLVGLACLALWGGVFAATRVVSVASITAALALPGLMIAIPRAPAWSPNPDAFVYYSMAAGAFIIFRHKANICRIMDGTEPRFGAPAPGPEAATGPEMGPPSVPAPERDAR; this is translated from the coding sequence CTGGTCGGGGCGATCCCCTTCTCGTACCTGATCCCCAAGCTCCTCTACGGCGTGGACATCCGCACCGTCGGCAGCGGCAACGTCGGGGCGACCAACGTCGCGCGCGTGCTGGGCAAGGGGCCGGGATTCGCCTGCTTCCTGCTGGACGTCGCCAAGGGCGCCGGCCCGGTGGCGGCCCTGCAATTCGTGCCCGGCGTGCCGTTGTGGGCGCCGGTGCTGGGCGCGGCGGCGGCCATCCTGGGACATTCCAAGTCCGTCTTCCTGCGCTTTGGCGGCGGCAAGGCCGTCGCGACCGGGGTGGGCACCATCCTGGCCCTGAATCCGCTGGTGGGCCTGGCCTGCCTTGCGCTCTGGGGCGGGGTGTTCGCGGCGACCCGCGTCGTGTCGGTCGCGAGCATCACGGCGGCCCTCGCTCTGCCGGGCCTGATGATCGCCATCCCCCGGGCGCCGGCGTGGTCGCCCAATCCCGACGCCTTCGTGTACTACTCCATGGCCGCCGGCGCCTTCATCATCTTCCGCCACAAGGCCAACATCTGCCGCATCATGGACGGCACCGAGCCCCGCTTCGGCGCGCCCGCGCCCGGCCCGGAGGCCGCCACCGGGCCCGAAATGGGGCCGCCGTCAGTGCCGGCACCGGAGCGAGATGCCCGCTGA
- the rsmA gene encoding 16S rRNA (adenine(1518)-N(6)/adenine(1519)-N(6))-dimethyltransferase RsmA, with the protein MPADVAVRAKRRLGQHFLRDEGILARVAEAADLTRDDTVLEIGPGTGALTTHLLDRAGRVVAVELDERMRPVLGVLETTRPEFRVVWGDFLKLSWADLGLTRPIKVVANIPYYITTPILLKLLQAREIEERPLSEVPPLAERFVVMVQDEVADRMLASPGTKAYGSLSVIVQYAATVERVFRVPRHAFVPRPQVESAVLRLFPRTNPPASVSHPRTFFRVVRGGFGQRRKTLLNALLAAGFPREALIAAGRDAGIDLGRRGETLSSAEFAALADRLAPGAPPTS; encoded by the coding sequence ATGCCCGCTGACGTCGCGGTCCGGGCCAAGCGCCGCCTGGGGCAGCACTTCCTGCGCGACGAGGGGATCCTGGCGCGCGTCGCGGAAGCCGCGGACCTCACGCGGGACGATACCGTCCTCGAGATCGGCCCCGGCACGGGCGCCCTGACCACGCACCTCCTCGATCGCGCCGGCCGGGTCGTGGCGGTGGAACTCGACGAGCGCATGCGGCCGGTGCTGGGCGTGCTCGAGACGACCCGGCCCGAGTTTCGCGTGGTCTGGGGCGACTTCCTGAAGCTCTCGTGGGCGGATCTGGGCTTGACCCGGCCGATCAAGGTCGTCGCGAACATCCCGTACTACATCACCACGCCCATTCTCCTGAAGCTCCTGCAGGCCAGGGAGATCGAGGAACGGCCGCTATCCGAGGTGCCGCCCCTGGCCGAACGCTTCGTGGTGATGGTCCAGGACGAGGTGGCCGACCGCATGCTGGCCAGTCCCGGCACCAAGGCCTACGGTTCGCTGTCGGTCATCGTGCAGTATGCCGCGACCGTCGAACGCGTCTTCCGGGTGCCGCGCCACGCCTTCGTCCCCCGGCCGCAAGTGGAGTCGGCGGTGCTGCGACTGTTTCCCCGCACGAACCCGCCGGCGTCGGTTTCCCATCCCAGGACCTTCTTCCGGGTAGTCCGCGGCGGCTTCGGCCAGCGTCGCAAGACCCTGCTCAACGCCCTGCTGGCGGCCGGTTTTCCGAGGGAAGCCCTGATCGCGGCCGGCCGCGACGCGGGCATCGACCTGGGGCGCCGGGGCGAGACGCTGTCGTCGGCCGAGTTCGCCGCGCTCGCCGATCGGCTCGCGCCCGGCGCCCCGCCCACTTCCTAG
- the ispE gene encoding 4-(cytidine 5'-diphospho)-2-C-methyl-D-erythritol kinase, with product MLSMARAKINLFLSVGARRPDGFHDVDTIMCAVDRADILDISLASRPRLEIQLEDLPPGQDLGAGPDNLIWRAAEALVGPDRGWRITLYKTIPHGAGFGGGSSDAALTLTALAALYRLDADLPRLARDLGSDVGFFLIDGGTARCRGRGEVVTPLSALPVLHTVLAVPPDARVATADAYRWLDESPDRPRGDVDDFLAALATGEPRAIAAAMWNDFDPVVTRMLPLVGTLRDRLLTRGALGVQVCGSGAGIVAIFQTPDEANAAAFALRGEGVWAVYAPTAPRTYELGRDPMAAAEGGLIG from the coding sequence ATGCTCTCGATGGCCCGGGCCAAGATCAACCTGTTCCTTTCGGTGGGCGCCAGACGCCCGGACGGCTTTCACGACGTGGACACGATCATGTGCGCCGTGGATCGCGCCGACATCCTGGACATCTCGCTTGCTTCCAGGCCACGGCTCGAGATCCAGCTGGAAGACCTCCCCCCGGGCCAGGATCTGGGCGCCGGGCCGGACAACTTGATCTGGCGAGCCGCCGAGGCGCTGGTGGGCCCCGATCGCGGCTGGCGCATCACGCTCTACAAGACCATCCCGCACGGCGCCGGCTTCGGGGGCGGATCGTCGGACGCCGCGCTGACCCTGACGGCCCTGGCCGCCCTGTACCGCCTCGACGCCGACCTGCCGCGCCTCGCCCGCGATCTGGGCAGCGATGTCGGCTTCTTCCTGATCGACGGCGGCACCGCGCGCTGCCGGGGCCGCGGCGAGGTCGTCACTCCCCTCTCGGCCCTGCCCGTGCTGCACACCGTGCTGGCCGTGCCGCCCGACGCCCGCGTCGCCACCGCCGACGCCTACCGCTGGCTCGACGAATCGCCCGACCGGCCGCGGGGCGACGTGGACGATTTCCTGGCGGCCCTGGCGACCGGCGAGCCGCGGGCCATCGCGGCGGCCATGTGGAACGATTTCGATCCGGTCGTCACGCGCATGCTGCCGCTGGTCGGCACGCTCAGGGACCGCCTGCTCACGCGCGGCGCGCTCGGCGTGCAGGTATGCGGAAGCGGCGCGGGCATCGTGGCGATCTTCCAGACCCCCGACGAGGCCAACGCCGCGGCCTTCGCGCTCCGGGGCGAGGGGGTCTGGGCCGTTTACGCCCCGACCGCCCCCCGTACCTACGAACTGGGTCGCGATCCCATGGCCGCGGCCGAAGGCGGGCTCATCGGCTGA
- a CDS encoding D-tyrosyl-tRNA(Tyr) deacylase: protein MRVVLQRVARAEVRVDGVATGRIDRGICLFVGVHRDDTAAQADFLADKCLDLRIFPTEAGGPGDLSVRDIGGGVLVISQFTLHGDTRKGRRPDFTAAAPPEPARKLYEHFCERIAASGLPTGAGVFGAMMLVDLINDGPFTLLLER from the coding sequence ATGCGGGTCGTGCTCCAGCGCGTGGCCCGCGCCGAGGTGCGGGTGGACGGCGTCGCGACGGGGCGTATCGATCGCGGGATCTGCCTCTTCGTGGGCGTGCACAGGGACGATACGGCCGCGCAGGCGGATTTCCTGGCCGACAAGTGCCTGGACCTGCGGATCTTCCCCACCGAAGCGGGCGGCCCCGGCGATCTTTCCGTGCGCGACATCGGCGGCGGCGTGCTGGTGATCTCGCAGTTCACGCTTCATGGCGATACCCGCAAGGGCCGCCGGCCGGATTTCACCGCGGCGGCCCCGCCCGAACCGGCCCGGAAGCTCTACGAGCACTTTTGCGAGCGAATAGCCGCGTCGGGCCTACCGACCGGCGCCGGGGTGTTCGGCGCCATGATGCTCGTCGACCTTATCAACGACGGCCCCTTCACGCTGCTGCTGGAACGCTGA
- a CDS encoding biotin transporter BioY, with product MIALLNILLMATFTALGTFVAVRVPFLTWGVPVVPAAEELVHWRGLVAGLCTITLQVPFVWASGALLGPWQGMAAQAAVLVVGVAGLPIFLEGGGPGYVLRPSFGYLLGFLPAAFFAGLFVRKGPIGAFLGMVLGQLAMWAVGVTWQVGATRPPAWLDVTTWQRSWAGALQLAPTYLMLMAALALAIGIFAAARQAFQSAFQQQREGAVVDKVDEHHGAEHPGAGR from the coding sequence TTGATAGCGCTGCTCAACATCCTTCTGATGGCCACGTTCACCGCGTTGGGGACGTTTGTGGCCGTCCGCGTGCCCTTTCTCACGTGGGGCGTCCCGGTCGTGCCGGCCGCCGAGGAACTGGTGCACTGGCGCGGACTCGTCGCGGGCCTCTGCACCATCACGCTGCAGGTCCCGTTCGTCTGGGCGTCCGGGGCGCTGCTCGGCCCCTGGCAGGGCATGGCCGCCCAGGCCGCGGTGCTCGTCGTCGGCGTGGCGGGCCTGCCCATCTTCCTAGAGGGTGGCGGCCCCGGATACGTGCTGCGGCCGAGCTTCGGCTACCTCCTCGGCTTCCTGCCGGCGGCGTTCTTCGCCGGGCTGTTCGTCCGGAAGGGGCCGATCGGCGCTTTCCTCGGGATGGTCCTCGGGCAACTTGCGATGTGGGCCGTCGGGGTAACCTGGCAGGTAGGCGCCACGCGGCCCCCGGCCTGGCTCGACGTCACGACCTGGCAACGGTCCTGGGCCGGCGCCCTGCAACTCGCGCCGACCTACCTGATGCTGATGGCGGCGCTGGCCCTGGCGATCGGGATCTTCGCCGCGGCGCGGCAGGCCTTCCAGTCAGCGTTCCAGCAGCAGCGTGAAGGGGCCGTCGTTGATAAGGTCGACGAGCATCATGGCGCCGAACACCCCGGCGCCGGTCGGTAG
- the secD gene encoding protein translocase subunit SecD, with product MKLNPRQLLLLFVLLLTVGAMYIVQDNRQFPFKLGLDIQGGMHLVLEAKDTPAVKVNDQVMASVIHVIRSRVDQYGVSEPIIQRKGPNQVVIDLPGLKNPDEARKYLGKTAQLVFMEPKTTSPALDATASAWAETKLTGQMLINATAQPVGGGMGSGWEVQLKFNAEGAKLFGELTSKYVGKQIGIKLDDEIISAPRVNEPILQGDCVITGSFSAREAQLLASQLKAGALPTKLVEVENRVVGASLGSDTVKSSIRAGMMGFGLVVLFMLAIYRVPGFVADLALSIYAILVLAIFKLIPVTLTVPGIAGFILSIGMAVDANVLIFERTKEELKRGRTLYSAIEIGFKRAFTAIFDSNSTTLLTCAILYALGTGLVKGFALTLAIGVLISLFTAISVTRALLHQVLEAKGMKNPTYFGVKVS from the coding sequence TTGAAGCTCAATCCTCGCCAACTCCTGCTCCTGTTCGTCCTGTTGCTGACGGTCGGGGCGATGTACATCGTCCAGGACAACCGCCAGTTCCCCTTCAAGCTGGGGCTGGACATCCAGGGCGGCATGCACCTGGTGCTCGAGGCGAAGGACACCCCCGCCGTCAAGGTCAACGACCAGGTCATGGCGAGCGTCATCCACGTCATTCGCAGCCGCGTGGACCAGTACGGCGTCTCCGAGCCGATCATCCAGCGCAAGGGACCAAACCAGGTCGTCATCGACCTGCCAGGCCTCAAGAATCCCGACGAGGCGAGGAAGTACCTCGGCAAGACCGCGCAACTAGTGTTCATGGAGCCCAAAACCACGAGCCCGGCGCTGGATGCCACCGCGAGCGCGTGGGCCGAGACGAAGCTGACCGGCCAGATGCTGATCAACGCCACCGCCCAGCCGGTCGGGGGCGGGATGGGTTCGGGCTGGGAGGTCCAGCTCAAGTTCAATGCGGAGGGCGCCAAGCTGTTTGGCGAGCTGACCAGCAAGTACGTCGGCAAGCAGATCGGCATCAAGCTCGACGACGAGATCATCTCGGCCCCGCGGGTCAACGAACCAATCTTGCAGGGCGACTGCGTCATCACCGGCAGCTTCTCGGCCCGCGAGGCGCAACTGCTGGCCAGCCAGCTCAAGGCCGGCGCGCTCCCGACCAAGTTGGTCGAGGTCGAGAACCGCGTCGTGGGCGCGTCGCTTGGCTCGGACACGGTCAAGAGCTCGATTCGCGCCGGCATGATGGGCTTCGGCCTGGTCGTGCTCTTCATGCTCGCCATCTACCGGGTCCCGGGCTTCGTGGCCGACCTGGCCCTGTCCATCTACGCCATCCTGGTGCTGGCCATCTTCAAGCTGATCCCGGTGACCCTCACGGTACCGGGCATCGCCGGCTTCATCCTGTCCATCGGCATGGCGGTCGACGCCAACGTACTTATCTTCGAGCGCACCAAGGAAGAGTTGAAACGGGGCCGCACGTTGTACTCGGCCATTGAAATCGGGTTCAAGCGGGCGTTCACCGCCATCTTCGACTCCAACTCCACCACCCTCCTGACGTGCGCCATCCTGTACGCACTCGGCACGGGCCTGGTCAAGGGCTTCGCCTTGACGCTCGCCATCGGCGTGCTGATCAGCCTGTTTACCGCCATTTCGGTCACGCGGGCGTTGCTGCACCAGGTCCTCGAGGCCAAGGGTATGAAAAACCCGACGTACTTCGGGGTGAAAGTGTCATGA
- the secF gene encoding protein translocase subunit SecF gives MSQEQPGVPAYTIPEVKVHVMARKWLYFAISGLMMVPGIIAMILCFSKFGAPVKLGVDFTGGSLLQVRFEQNVEVQQFRDALHHVRLSTYDDTGNVVSRDTEKVEGEIQEVVETAARSEAATGSADAGSTLILRTKELNKYQIAELKADLQGPELKLGKFTPERVESVGPKIGAELMRNALYALAAGIVMILAYIAFRYQFDFAVCAIAAMVHDVIVMVGTFAIFSLTLGAEADGLFITALLTVMGFSVHDTIVIFDRFRENLRYAQKGDHFSDIADRSINQTFLRSIYTSVTVLLALLPLVLFGGSSIFFFTLAMVIGIVSGTYSSIFNAAPLLVIWRDGLRAAPSGGTGVAA, from the coding sequence ATGAGCCAAGAGCAGCCGGGCGTTCCCGCCTACACTATCCCCGAGGTCAAGGTCCATGTCATGGCCCGGAAATGGCTGTATTTCGCCATCTCTGGCCTGATGATGGTCCCGGGCATCATCGCGATGATCCTCTGCTTCTCGAAGTTCGGCGCCCCGGTCAAGCTTGGCGTGGATTTCACGGGCGGCTCGTTGCTGCAAGTGCGCTTCGAGCAAAACGTGGAAGTGCAGCAGTTCCGCGACGCCCTGCACCACGTGCGCCTCTCGACGTACGACGACACCGGAAACGTCGTGTCCAGGGACACCGAGAAGGTAGAGGGCGAGATCCAGGAGGTCGTCGAGACCGCCGCCCGCAGCGAAGCGGCCACCGGCAGCGCCGACGCGGGCTCCACCCTGATCCTGCGCACCAAGGAGCTCAACAAGTACCAGATCGCCGAACTGAAAGCCGACTTGCAGGGTCCCGAATTGAAGCTGGGCAAGTTCACGCCCGAACGCGTGGAGAGCGTCGGTCCGAAGATCGGCGCCGAACTCATGCGCAACGCCCTCTACGCCCTGGCCGCGGGCATCGTGATGATCCTGGCCTACATCGCGTTCCGCTACCAGTTCGACTTCGCGGTCTGCGCCATCGCGGCCATGGTGCACGACGTCATCGTCATGGTCGGAACCTTCGCGATCTTCTCGCTCACCCTGGGCGCCGAGGCCGACGGGTTGTTCATCACGGCCCTGCTCACGGTCATGGGCTTCTCGGTCCACGACACGATCGTCATCTTCGATCGCTTCCGCGAGAATCTGCGGTACGCGCAGAAAGGCGACCACTTCTCGGACATTGCCGACCGCAGCATCAACCAGACCTTCCTCCGGTCGATCTACACCAGCGTCACGGTCCTCCTGGCGTTGCTGCCGCTCGTGCTGTTCGGCGGTTCGAGCATCTTCTTCTTCACGCTCGCGATGGTCATCGGCATCGTGTCGGGAACGTACAGCTCCATCTTCAACGCCGCGCCGTTGCTGGTCATCTGGAGAGACGGTCTGCGGGCGGCCCCAAGCGGGGGGACGGGTGTAGCGGCCTAA